One genomic window of Streptomonospora nanhaiensis includes the following:
- a CDS encoding LUD domain-containing protein, whose translation MSPAPPPGAGPAPGAGGAGPAYPWGHLLGRGQGPRAAGEPRFADTARTSLGHSAARTSRATAAAELRADRDTGRRAEPDWAGLRRAATAVRERALADLERHLTEFEKRAEAAGARVHWARDAAEAGRIVAGVAARAGTREAVRSSSATAGELRLDAHLLRAGITVHETAVADLIAGLAHEPPHFESRTVRRHDRAGARAVLARRLPGAPTDLRADPGALVAVAREYLRETLLEAGTAITGANALVAETGSVVAMETEGNVRMGAAVPRTLITVAGIDKVVPAWADIAVLARVWARSATGAAQAPVVSTWTGPVEGDGPDEVHVVLVDAGRSATLGDPVGRQALRCIQCTACLDVCPVFERTGAAPYGSVHAGPIGAALTPQLRGTASAREASLPFASTLCGACTEVCPVGVDIPEILLELRARVVDERRANAVPTPEALAAQSAEWVMAEERRFARAQRAGSRWARLLARSGRLRRLPGLLGRWTEARDFPVPPGESFRAWWARRRRALLLGAAIRPRGAARGPGPGVSAGPGPGERRRDSHTRPESGPE comes from the coding sequence GTGAGCCCCGCGCCCCCACCCGGCGCGGGCCCGGCACCCGGGGCGGGTGGCGCCGGGCCGGCCTACCCGTGGGGGCACCTGCTGGGCCGCGGGCAGGGCCCGCGCGCCGCGGGCGAGCCGCGGTTCGCCGACACCGCGCGCACGAGCCTGGGGCACAGCGCCGCGCGCACCTCGCGTGCCACGGCGGCGGCCGAGCTGCGGGCCGACCGCGACACCGGGCGCCGCGCCGAGCCCGACTGGGCGGGTCTGCGCCGCGCGGCCACGGCCGTGCGGGAGCGGGCGCTGGCCGACCTGGAGCGCCACCTCACCGAGTTCGAGAAGCGCGCCGAGGCGGCGGGCGCGCGCGTGCACTGGGCGCGCGACGCGGCCGAGGCGGGCCGGATCGTGGCGGGCGTCGCCGCGCGCGCCGGCACCCGCGAGGCCGTGCGGTCCTCCTCGGCGACCGCCGGCGAGCTGCGGCTGGACGCCCACCTGCTGCGCGCCGGGATCACCGTCCACGAGACCGCCGTGGCCGACCTCATCGCGGGGCTGGCCCACGAACCGCCCCACTTTGAGTCGCGCACGGTGCGCCGCCACGACCGGGCCGGCGCGCGGGCGGTGCTGGCGCGGCGGCTGCCGGGCGCGCCCACCGACCTGCGCGCCGACCCGGGGGCGCTGGTGGCGGTGGCGCGCGAGTACCTGCGCGAGACCCTGCTGGAGGCGGGCACCGCCATCACCGGCGCCAACGCCCTGGTCGCCGAGACCGGCAGCGTGGTCGCGATGGAGACCGAGGGCAATGTGCGCATGGGCGCGGCCGTGCCGCGCACGCTCATCACGGTGGCCGGAATCGACAAGGTGGTCCCGGCCTGGGCCGACATCGCGGTCCTGGCGCGGGTGTGGGCGCGCTCGGCCACGGGCGCGGCGCAGGCGCCGGTGGTCTCCACCTGGACGGGACCGGTCGAGGGCGACGGCCCCGACGAGGTGCACGTGGTGCTGGTCGACGCCGGACGCAGCGCCACCCTGGGCGACCCGGTGGGCCGCCAGGCGCTGCGGTGCATCCAGTGCACGGCGTGCCTGGACGTCTGCCCGGTGTTCGAGCGCACGGGTGCGGCGCCCTACGGGTCGGTGCACGCCGGGCCGATCGGGGCGGCGCTGACCCCGCAGCTGCGGGGGACCGCCTCGGCCCGCGAGGCGTCGCTGCCGTTCGCCTCGACGCTGTGCGGTGCCTGCACCGAGGTGTGCCCGGTGGGGGTGGACATCCCCGAGATCCTGCTGGAGCTGCGCGCGCGGGTGGTCGACGAGCGCCGCGCCAACGCGGTGCCCACTCCCGAGGCGCTCGCGGCGCAGAGCGCCGAGTGGGTGATGGCCGAGGAGCGGCGGTTCGCGCGGGCGCAGCGGGCGGGGTCGCGCTGGGCGCGGCTGCTGGCGCGCTCGGGGCGGCTGCGCCGGCTGCCGGGGCTGCTGGGTCGCTGGACCGAGGCCCGCGACTTCCCGGTGCCCCCGGGCGAGTCCTTCCGCGCGTGGTGGGCCCGCCGCCGGCGTGCGCTCCTGCTGGGGGCGGCGATCCGCCCGCGCGGGGCCGCCCGTGGCCCCGGTCCGGGCGTGTCGGCCGGCCCGGGGCCGGGGGAGCGGCGCAGGGACTCCCACACGCGCCCCGAAAGCGGGCCGGAGTGA
- a CDS encoding (Fe-S)-binding protein, producing the protein MRIGLFVACLTDTLFPGTARATVRVLERLGYEVVFPREQTCCGQAHHTSGYRREAAALAARFASVFARCDLVVTPSASCAAMVRTGYPRLAERERRAEEVPRVLELTEFLVDVAGVTDVGATFPHRVTYHPTCQSLRALKVGDRPLRLLRAVRGLELAELPAAEECCGFGGTFAWKNADTSVAIVADKVRHIGETGAEVVCAVDDACLTQISGAMSRLRGGVRTLHLAEILAADTGEVPR; encoded by the coding sequence TCGGTCTATTCGTCGCCTGCCTCACCGACACCCTCTTCCCCGGCACCGCGCGGGCCACGGTGCGCGTCCTGGAGAGACTCGGCTACGAGGTCGTGTTCCCGCGCGAGCAGACCTGCTGCGGGCAGGCGCACCACACCTCCGGCTACCGGCGCGAGGCCGCGGCCCTGGCCGCGCGGTTCGCCTCGGTGTTCGCCCGGTGCGACCTCGTGGTGACCCCTTCGGCCTCCTGCGCCGCCATGGTGCGCACCGGCTACCCGCGCCTGGCCGAGCGCGAGCGCCGCGCCGAGGAGGTGCCGCGGGTGCTGGAGCTGACCGAGTTCCTGGTCGACGTCGCCGGTGTCACCGACGTCGGCGCCACCTTCCCGCACCGCGTCACCTACCACCCCACCTGCCAGTCGCTGCGCGCCCTGAAGGTCGGCGACCGCCCGCTGCGGCTGCTGCGGGCGGTGCGCGGACTGGAGTTGGCCGAACTCCCCGCCGCCGAGGAGTGCTGCGGGTTCGGCGGCACGTTCGCCTGGAAGAACGCCGACACCTCGGTGGCCATCGTCGCCGACAAGGTGCGCCACATCGGCGAGACCGGCGCCGAGGTGGTGTGCGCCGTGGACGACGCCTGCCTGACCCAGATCAGCGGGGCCATGTCGCGGCTGCGCGGCGGGGTGCGCACCCTGCACCTGGCCGAGATCCTGGCCGCCGACACCGGCGAGGTGCCCCGGTGA